The window GCGCGACCAGGGGTCTGGTGGTGTCGCCGCCGGGCTCGGCGTGCAGGGCGCGCTGCTCGCCGTCGATGTCGTAGGTGGCGACCAGGCCGCCGTCGAGGAAGGCGGAGGCGGCGGTGACGGCCTCGGTGACCAGGCCGCCGGAGTTGCCGCGCAGGTCGAGGATGATCCCGTCGGCGGCGGGGGCCTGCCGTACGGCGGTGCGTACCGCGTCGCCGGAGCCCTTGGTGAAGGAGTCGATCCGGATCACGGTGACCCCGCCGGCGAGCCGGCGGGCGGTGACGGAGTCGGTGGACAGCTCCGCGCGGTGCACGGTGAGGCTCCACGCGCGTGTGCCGCGCTCCAGACCGAGCCTGACCGCCGTACCGGCGGCCGCGTCGGTGGCGTCGCCGCGCAGTAAGGAGACCACCTCGGTGACGGGCCGCCCGTCGACCTTCTCGCCGTCGACGCTGCGCAGCCGGTCCCCGGCCCGGATCCCGGCGGCGGCCGCGGGCGACCCCGCACCCACCTTGGTCACTTCGATACGGCCGTCCCGCTCGCGCCGCGCCCACAGCCCGACGCCGGTGTAGCGGCCGTCCAGGGCCTCCTCGAACTCCTCGTACTCGCCCTGGGAGTAGACGGCGCCCCAGCGGTCCCCGCTGCGGCTGACGGCGCGCTCGGCGGCTTCCACGGGCGACTTGCCGTCGGCCATGGCCTCGGCGGCGGCCTCGGCAACCTGTTCATGGCGGGCGGCGGTGGTCGAACGGGCCGTTCCGGGCGGCGACTTCCGGTCGGGTCCCGGCAGTGCGCCGGTGGCCGCACCGGCGACCAGCACGCTCGCGAAGACCAATGTCAGGGCGGCCCCGCGGCGAATGCGACGGGGCTGGCAGAACAGGTCACGACCTGACATGCCGGTGAGTCTAGGACAACGCGAAGGGGCCGTACGGGCCGTTGCCCGTACGGCCCCCTTGGCGTTGGTCACACCTTCAGATACTTGCGCAGCGCGAAGAACGCCGCCAACGCGGGCATCAGCAGGCTCGTCGCGAGGATGAGCGGCAGCTTCGCCAACACCGCTTCCCATCCGATGAAGTTGACCAGGGTCAGCTGGTCGGCGAGGGCCAGGCCGTGGTCGATGAGGAAGTACCGCGCGATCACCAGGAAGCCACAGGCGACCGTGCCACCGATGAGCCCGGCGACCGCGGCCTCCATGATGAACGGCGCCTGGATGTAGAAGCCCGAGGCACCGACAAGGCGCATGATGCCGGTCTCGCGCCGCCGGCTGAACGCGGACACCCGCACGGTGTTGACGATCAGCATCAGCGCGACGACGAGCATCAGCGCCATCACCGCGCGTGCCGCCCAGTTCATGCCGTTGAGCAGCTTGAAGAGGTTGTCCAGGATGCCCTTTTGGTCCTGCACGGACTGCACACCCTCCCGCCCGTTGAAGGCGGTGGCGATGACCTGGTACTTCTCGGGGTCCTTCAGCTTGATCCGGTACGACTCCTGCATCTGGTCCGGCGTGA of the Streptomyces sp. NBC_00287 genome contains:
- a CDS encoding S41 family peptidase; this encodes MSGRDLFCQPRRIRRGAALTLVFASVLVAGAATGALPGPDRKSPPGTARSTTAARHEQVAEAAAEAMADGKSPVEAAERAVSRSGDRWGAVYSQGEYEEFEEALDGRYTGVGLWARRERDGRIEVTKVGAGSPAAAAGIRAGDRLRSVDGEKVDGRPVTEVVSLLRGDATDAAAGTAVRLGLERGTRAWSLTVHRAELSTDSVTARRLAGGVTVIRIDSFTKGSGDAVRTAVRQAPAADGIILDLRGNSGGLVTEAVTAASAFLDGGLVATYDIDGEQRALHAEPGGDTTRPLVALVDGGTMSAAELVTGALQDRGRAVVVGSRTFGKGSVQMPSRLPDGSVAELTVGHYRTPSGRGVDGHGLTPDLEADAKALERAETVLTGLGPE
- the ftsX gene encoding permease-like cell division protein FtsX; amino-acid sequence: MRAQFVLSEIGVGLRRNLTMTFAVVVSVALSLALFGGSLLMSDQVNTMKGFWYDKVNVSVFLCNKSDAESDPNCAKGAVTADQKKEILGDLDKMSVVEKVTYESQDQAYKHYKEQFGDSPLAASLTPDQMQESYRIKLKDPEKYQVIATAFNGREGVQSVQDQKGILDNLFKLLNGMNWAARAVMALMLVVALMLIVNTVRVSAFSRRRETGIMRLVGASGFYIQAPFIMEAAVAGLIGGTVACGFLVIARYFLIDHGLALADQLTLVNFIGWEAVLAKLPLILATSLLMPALAAFFALRKYLKV